A genome region from Cucurbita pepo subsp. pepo cultivar mu-cu-16 chromosome LG02, ASM280686v2, whole genome shotgun sequence includes the following:
- the LOC111788445 gene encoding uncharacterized protein LOC111788445 — MAIDIKNKNEKLELSYSDLNMKLVSENIELGRNVIPSFSQEPGNTTSLNVTLNVDRDSIDRDSISLLEDDRKKAQVVVKITMVGSVGFHLGIFKLNKVPIHVTCNFQQYLLLYRVKEPPCSITMFPTSLINNRHLWLSSALFDTTLSASYWKLHQSMKRKP, encoded by the exons ATGGCGATCGATataaagaacaagaacgagAAATTGGAGTTGAGTTATAGCGATCTTAATATGAAATTAGTATCAGAAAACATCGAATTAGGCAGGAATGTGATACCTAGTTTCTCTCAAGAACCTGGAAACACTACATCGTTAAATGTAACGCTGAATGTGGATCGAGATTCAATAGATCGAGACAGTATATCGCTGCTTGAAGATGACAGAAAAAAGGCTCAAGTGGTTGTGAAGATCACGATGGTTGGTTCGGTTGGATTTCATCTTGGGATATTCAAGCTCAACAAGGTGCCGATCCATGTGACCTGTAATTTTCAGCaatatcttcttctttatcGCGTCAAGGAGCCGCCGTGTAGTATTACAATGTTTCCTACCAG TTTGATTAACAAT AGACATTTATGGCTTTCCTCTGCTCTTTTTGACACTACACTTTCAGCTTCTTATTGGAAGCTTCATCAATCAATGAAGAGGAAGCCTTAA
- the LOC111788444 gene encoding sister chromatid cohesion protein SCC4-like, whose protein sequence is HNVNHAKSHLERSQLLLKSIPSCFELKCRAYSLLSQCYHLVGAIPPQKQILYKGLDLTNSAGHELSVKLWSCNFNSQLANALIIEGDYQNSIAALESGYIFSVEICYPELQMFFATSILHVHLMQWYDDNSVEQAVNKCDEVWESIEPEKRQQSVGLLFYNELLHIFYRLRICDYKNAAQHLDKLDAAMKADLQQTQYIEDLTKEMNALNQSLSRSDLHYKDRLALTEKHAQVRSQLRSMTEPTSVSKESLEPGQFGNMRRKSRDKLELAPYPIDGEWLPKSAVYALVDLMVVIFSRPKGLFKECAKRIQSGMLTIQEELVKLGITDGMREVSLQHSAIWMAGVYLMLLMQLLENKVAIELTRSEFVEAQEALVQMKNWFVRFPTILQACESMIEMLRGQYSHYVGCYHEATFHYIEAAKLSESKSIQAMCRVYAAVSYICIGDAESSTQALDLIGPVYRMMDSFVGVREKTSVLFAYGLLLMKQHDLQEARNRLAKGLQLTHNHLGNLQLVAQYLTILGSLALALHDTVQAREILRSSLTLAKKLYDIPTQIWVLSVLTTLYQELGEKGNEMENAEYQSKKADDLQKRLVDAHSSIHHIDLIEKVRREIQQLKEVDMKRAIGGPSLGVNLDIPESIGVSVSLPTSSLKLMDMDTGRRGKRKL, encoded by the exons CACAACGTTAATCATGCCAAATCTCATCTTGAGCGTTCT CAATTGTTATTGAAGTCTATTCCATCATGCTTTGAATTGAAATGCCGGGCTTATAGCTTGTTAAGCCAGTGTTATCATCTCGTTGGGGCTATTCCTCCCCAGAAACagattctttataagggtctTGATCTCACCAATTCTGCTGGCCATGA GCTGTCAGTGAAGCTATGGTCTTGCAACTTCAATTCACAGCTAGCAAATGCTTTGATCATTGAAGGAGACTATCAAAATTCGATTGCTGCATTGGAGTCGGGATACATATTTTCAGTTGAGATATGCTATCCAGAACTGCAG ATGTTTTTTGCAACTTCGATCCTTCATGTGCACCTTATGCAATGGTACGATGATAATTCTGTTGAACAAGCTGTTAACAAGTGTGATGAGGTCTGGGAATCTATTGAACCCGAGAAA AGACAACAGTCCGTTGGCTTATTATTTTACAATGAGCTGCTGCACATTTTTTATCGACTTCGGATCTGTGACTACAAGAATGCTGCTCAACATCTAGATAAATTAGATGCTGCTATGAAGGCTGATTTGCAACAAACACAGTACATAGAGGATCTGACTAAAGAAATGAATGCTTTAAATCAGAGTCTATCCAGGTCTGATCTACATTATAAAGATAGGCTGGCTCTCACTGAAAAACATGCTCAGGTTCGGAGTCAGCTTAGAAGTATGACTGAACCAACTTCCGTAAGCAAAGAATCTTTAGAACCTGGGCAGTTCGGAAACATGAGAAGAAAGTCGAGAGACAAGCTTGAGTTGGCACCATACCCTATTGACGGGGAGTGGCTACCAAAAAGTGCTGTTTATGCACTTGTGGACCTTATGGTTGTTATCTTTAGCCGGCCTAAAGGACTTTTCAAGGAGTGTGCAAAACGAATTCAATCTGGAATGCTTACTATCCaag AGGAGTTGGTGAAGCTTGGGATAACTGATGGTATGAGAG AAGTCAGTTTGCAACACTCTGCCATATGGATGGCTGGCGTTTATTTAATGCTTCTTATGCAGCTTCTTGAAAACAAAGTAGCCATCGAGCTGACGCGTTCTGAATTTGTTGAGGCACAAGAG GCCTTGGTACAGATGAAGAATTGGTTCGTGCGCTTCCCTACAATTTTACAGGCATGTGAGAGTATGATTGAGATGCTTAGAGGCCAGTATTCTCATTACGTCGGTTGTTACCATGAAGCAACCTTCCATTATATTGAAGCCGCAAAG CTATCAGAGAGCAAATCAATTCAAGCAATGTGCCGAGTTTATGCAGCTGTCTCTTATATCTGCATTGGCGATGCTGAATCATCTACACAG GCGCTCGACTTGATTGGACCAGTTTACAGAATGATGGATTCTTTTGTCGGTGTTCGAGAGAAAACCAGTGTTCTTTTTGCTTATGGCCTCTTACTGATGAAGCAACATGAtttacaagaagcaag AAATCGATTGGCGAAAGGATTACAATTGACCCACAATCATTTGGGGAATCTTCAACTCGTTGCACAATATTTGACGATTCTCGGGAGCTTGGCACTTGCTCTACATGACACTGTGCAAGCCAGAGAGATATTGAGATCATCTTTAACATTGGCAAAGAAGCTCTATGACATCCCAACGCAGATCTGGGTGCTATCAGTTCTAACAA CTTTATACCAAGAATTGGGTGAAAAGGGAAATGAGATGGAGAACGCAGAATATCAATCTAAAAAGGCAGATGATCTGCAAAAGAGACTCGTCGATGCTCATTCATCCATTCATCACATCGATTTA ATCGAAAAAGTACGGCGTGAAATTCAGCAACTTAAGGAGGTCGATATGAAGCGTGCAATAGGTGGCCCGTCGCTTGGGGTTAATCTTGATATCCCAGAATCCATTGGGGTATCAGTTTCATTGCCTACTTCGTCGTTGAAGCTTATGGATATGGACACAGGGAGACGTGGGAAGAGGAAACTTTAG